A genomic stretch from Glaciecola nitratireducens FR1064 includes:
- a CDS encoding DUF3016 domain-containing protein yields MFNFVKSLVLVSALLVSIQTTASNVQRSLAQNLDPQMGTEPKATESNVSIEWIDPQKFRDVQHPTTSRKRYRESVFLELETFFATLGEALPLGYTLHLKVTDLDMAGAVQTPGMAGLNNFSNQGRFGMQDYRIMRDIDIPRMTFSYEYLDEKGQLVKQEDVDLKDMSYLSRGSSFNKNTSLHYEKVMISRWFEDTFQAEG; encoded by the coding sequence ATGTTTAATTTTGTTAAATCACTTGTCTTAGTTTCTGCTTTACTCGTAAGTATTCAAACAACGGCGTCTAACGTTCAGCGCAGTCTCGCTCAAAACCTAGATCCACAGATGGGCACTGAACCGAAAGCAACCGAAAGTAATGTTTCTATAGAATGGATTGACCCGCAAAAGTTTCGAGATGTTCAGCATCCAACAACATCCAGGAAACGGTATAGAGAATCTGTATTTCTTGAATTAGAAACTTTTTTTGCAACCTTAGGGGAAGCACTTCCTTTGGGTTATACCCTTCATTTGAAAGTGACTGATCTGGACATGGCGGGAGCAGTTCAAACCCCTGGTATGGCCGGTTTAAACAATTTCTCGAATCAGGGGCGCTTCGGAATGCAGGACTATCGAATTATGAGAGATATTGATATTCCTCGTATGACCTTCTCATATGAATACCTTGATGAAAAGGGTCAATTAGTAAAGCAAGAAGATGTTGATTTAAAAGACATGAGTTACCTGTCAAGAGGCAGTTCGTTCAATAAAAATACATCTCTGCATTACGAAAAAGTCATGATTTCACGATGGTTTGAAGATACATTTCAAGCTGAAGGCTGA
- a CDS encoding methionine gamma-lyase encodes MQGTNKNFSTLAIHHGYDAQANEGALTPPVHFTSTFAFETAEAGGQMFAGERDGHFYSRISNPTLDLLEKRIAILEGTEAGLALASGIGAISSTMWTLLSPGDEIIVDKTLYGCTFTFLHHGLAKFGIKVTHVDLSNHELLNDAISDNTKVVYFETPANPNMRLVDIEAVSKIAHKYKSTVVVDNTYATPYLTQPIKLGADIVVHSATKYLGGHGDLVAGLIAGPKDIVSEIRLYGMKDMTGACMAPFNAMLVMRGMKTLELRMDRHCQSAMRVAKMLEANPVVETVCYPGLPSFEQYELAKKQMSDFGGMITFEVKGGVQAGIKMMNKLQMIQRAVSLGDAETLVQHPASMTHSTYTPEERLEHGISDGLIRLSVGLEGVEDILDDLQQALNSISHEALGKNLEHVDSLVTQNNSQAAILK; translated from the coding sequence ATGCAAGGCACAAACAAAAATTTTTCAACGCTCGCTATTCATCACGGCTACGACGCCCAAGCCAATGAAGGCGCATTAACTCCGCCTGTTCACTTTACTTCGACTTTCGCTTTCGAAACCGCAGAAGCGGGTGGACAAATGTTTGCAGGTGAAAGAGATGGTCATTTTTATTCTCGTATTTCTAACCCAACCCTAGACTTGCTCGAGAAGCGGATTGCGATACTAGAGGGCACAGAGGCTGGCCTCGCTCTAGCTTCTGGCATTGGCGCTATCTCTTCAACCATGTGGACACTGCTTTCTCCTGGTGATGAGATTATTGTCGATAAGACGCTATACGGCTGCACATTTACATTTTTGCACCACGGCCTAGCCAAGTTTGGTATCAAAGTAACTCATGTCGATTTGTCCAATCACGAGCTTCTAAATGACGCTATTTCGGATAATACCAAAGTGGTTTATTTTGAAACACCAGCAAATCCAAATATGCGCTTAGTAGATATCGAAGCAGTGTCAAAAATCGCGCATAAGTATAAATCCACTGTCGTTGTCGACAACACCTATGCAACGCCTTATCTAACGCAGCCGATTAAATTAGGCGCAGATATTGTTGTTCATTCGGCGACTAAATATTTAGGTGGCCATGGTGATCTAGTGGCCGGCTTAATTGCGGGGCCTAAAGACATCGTTAGCGAAATTCGTTTGTACGGAATGAAAGACATGACCGGTGCTTGTATGGCGCCGTTTAACGCTATGTTAGTCATGCGTGGAATGAAAACGCTTGAGCTAAGAATGGATAGACATTGTCAAAGTGCCATGCGCGTTGCAAAAATGCTCGAGGCAAATCCAGTAGTTGAAACAGTATGCTACCCAGGCTTACCGAGCTTCGAACAATATGAATTGGCTAAAAAGCAGATGTCAGATTTTGGTGGCATGATCACGTTTGAAGTGAAAGGGGGAGTGCAAGCAGGAATAAAGATGATGAACAAACTGCAAATGATACAGCGTGCCGTTTCACTTGGCGATGCCGAGACATTGGTGCAGCATCCTGCAAGCATGACGCATTCAACTTACACACCAGAAGAGCGCTTGGAACACGGCATAAGTGATGGTTTAATTCGTTTGTCAGTGGGTTTGGAGGGCGTTGAAGATATATTAGATGATTTACAACAGGCGCTCAATTCAATTAGCCATGAAGCGCTGGGAAAAAATCTTGAACACGTTGATAGTCTCGTTACTCAAAACAATAGCCAAGCCGCAATTCTGAAATAA
- a CDS encoding Lrp/AsnC family transcriptional regulator encodes MSDSKINMDSKDREIIRELQTDGRISNQELAAKVNLSPSPCLRRLRNLENEGIIKGYGVEVDAQAYGLPITVFARVQLEKHSADVVSNFEQHIEFAEQVLECYVMTGVSDYLLKIVVADLHAYEVFVRKVLHPIGSIASIDTSFAYATVKKTGIFPRI; translated from the coding sequence ATGAGTGATTCAAAGATAAATATGGACAGCAAGGACCGCGAAATTATTAGAGAACTGCAGACCGATGGACGAATAAGTAATCAAGAATTAGCCGCAAAGGTCAATTTAAGCCCGTCACCTTGTTTGCGTCGACTAAGAAACTTAGAAAATGAAGGCATTATCAAGGGCTACGGTGTTGAAGTAGATGCACAAGCCTACGGGCTTCCCATTACGGTGTTTGCTCGCGTGCAGTTAGAGAAGCATTCTGCTGACGTAGTGTCGAATTTCGAGCAGCACATTGAATTTGCCGAGCAAGTGTTAGAGTGTTATGTCATGACGGGTGTGTCGGATTATCTTTTGAAAATAGTGGTTGCAGATCTGCATGCTTATGAAGTATTTGTGCGAAAAGTTTTGCATCCTATTGGCAGTATTGCCTCTATCGACACGAGTTTTGCCTATGCTACAGTGAAAAAGACAGGCATTTTCCCACGAATATAG
- a CDS encoding serine/threonine protein kinase produces MSDFSFAGLNPDLILDAIESVDIQASSGLLALNSYENRVYQFLAEDNKRYVAKFYRPQRWTNAQIQEEHDFALELMGEEIPIVAPLVINGQSLHEHAEYRFALFPSAGGRQFEVDNLNQLEWMGRFIGRMHRVAQSKPFAHRPEVCTKSYLDIPKQVLLTGSLVPHHLQTAFHTILDMVIAETKSKFTTNYKSMRLHGDLHPGNILWRDGPTFVDLDDCRMGPAVQDLWMMLSGDRQQQFIQLDTLVEAYDEFHEFDTNQLSLIEPLRAMRMVHYMAWLSQRWEDPAFPHAFPWFAEDKYWENQILALKEQFSALQEPPLRL; encoded by the coding sequence ATGTCTGATTTCTCATTTGCAGGACTCAACCCAGACCTTATCCTCGATGCTATTGAAAGTGTTGATATCCAAGCGTCATCCGGATTACTGGCATTAAACAGTTATGAAAATAGGGTTTATCAGTTCCTAGCGGAAGATAACAAACGTTATGTCGCCAAATTTTATCGCCCTCAACGATGGACCAATGCGCAAATTCAAGAGGAGCATGATTTTGCACTTGAGTTAATGGGAGAAGAAATCCCGATTGTTGCGCCATTAGTCATCAACGGTCAGAGCTTGCATGAACATGCGGAGTATCGATTCGCGCTATTTCCCTCAGCAGGCGGGCGTCAATTTGAAGTTGATAACCTCAATCAGCTCGAATGGATGGGGCGTTTCATTGGTCGTATGCACAGAGTTGCGCAATCCAAACCGTTTGCGCATCGCCCCGAAGTTTGCACAAAAAGTTATCTGGATATACCCAAGCAAGTGTTGCTCACTGGCTCGCTTGTTCCGCATCACTTGCAAACGGCATTTCACACTATTCTTGATATGGTGATTGCCGAAACTAAAAGTAAATTTACGACAAATTACAAGTCGATGCGCTTACATGGCGACCTGCATCCAGGCAATATTTTGTGGCGCGATGGACCCACCTTTGTCGACCTCGATGACTGCAGGATGGGGCCAGCGGTGCAAGATCTTTGGATGATGCTATCAGGCGATCGCCAACAGCAGTTCATTCAACTCGATACACTTGTTGAAGCTTATGATGAATTTCATGAATTCGATACCAATCAATTATCTCTCATTGAGCCACTGCGCGCGATGCGAATGGTCCACTACATGGCTTGGCTAAGTCAACGTTGGGAAGACCCTGCATTTCCGCATGCGTTTCCATGGTTCGCGGAAGATAAGTACTGGGAAAACCAAATATTGGCGCTAAAAGAGCAGTTTTCTGCACTCCAAGAGCCGCCTCTTAGGCTTTAA
- the ybaK gene encoding Cys-tRNA(Pro) deacylase, producing the protein MTPAILFLEKQKASFDVLEYLHDPNNQSFASEASAKLGIAPETVFKTLVVEVDTHHFVVAIVPSDKQLSMKKLAKAASGKKAIMADAKKVESMSGYVLGGVSPFGQKKKLMTVLDISASNFDTIYVSGGRRGLELAISPNAIEKLLSASVQDIAA; encoded by the coding sequence ATGACACCAGCGATTTTATTCTTGGAGAAGCAAAAAGCATCTTTTGACGTTCTCGAATATTTGCATGATCCCAATAATCAAAGTTTCGCTAGTGAAGCTTCAGCAAAGTTAGGTATAGCTCCGGAAACGGTTTTTAAGACACTCGTTGTTGAAGTTGATACTCATCATTTTGTTGTGGCAATCGTGCCATCTGATAAACAACTTAGTATGAAGAAGCTGGCCAAAGCAGCGTCAGGTAAAAAAGCTATAATGGCAGACGCTAAAAAAGTAGAGAGCATGTCAGGATATGTACTTGGTGGCGTCAGTCCGTTTGGGCAAAAGAAAAAGTTAATGACGGTATTGGATATCAGCGCAAGCAACTTTGATACAATCTACGTAAGCGGCGGCAGAAGGGGACTAGAACTAGCCATTTCTCCAAATGCTATAGAAAAACTTCTAAGTGCGTCGGTCCAAGACATCGCCGCATAA
- a CDS encoding GNAT family N-acetyltransferase — MNITLELVDYDNEKQANELLSLLNEYAKDPMGGGSELASYSKNNLIAELKKRSFIFSIICYVDGKPAGFSNCIEGFSTFKCKPLVNIHDFAVNPEFRGLQLSQLLMNKIEEIAISKGCCKITLEVLEGNHVAKNAYIKAGFKGYELDPEMGKAVFWEKPL; from the coding sequence ATGAACATCACACTAGAATTGGTCGATTACGACAACGAAAAACAAGCAAATGAATTACTTTCTCTGCTGAATGAGTACGCCAAAGATCCCATGGGTGGCGGTAGCGAGTTGGCGTCATATTCTAAAAACAACTTGATAGCTGAGTTGAAAAAACGTTCATTCATTTTCTCTATCATTTGTTATGTTGACGGAAAACCGGCAGGGTTTTCAAATTGTATTGAAGGTTTTTCTACATTTAAGTGCAAGCCTCTCGTGAATATCCACGACTTTGCGGTTAACCCTGAGTTTAGAGGATTACAGCTAAGTCAGTTACTAATGAATAAAATTGAAGAAATTGCGATATCGAAAGGTTGTTGCAAGATTACATTGGAAGTTTTAGAAGGTAATCACGTCGCAAAGAACGCTTATATCAAGGCTGGTTTCAAAGGGTATGAATTGGATCCTGAAATGGGTAAAGCGGTGTTTTGGGAAAAGCCACTTTAA
- a CDS encoding DMT family transporter → MNFRLIVGTVTAMLAFAGNSVLCRLASEQLTIDPASFTSIRLLSGAIVLTILLLSIPKLMLAEQPLSADGDANSNDVYVNKCFRLLSLKQSSWLGGFSLFAYAAGFSFAYISLPTGTGALILFAMVQITMLSYALVQGSRFSLAQWFGFAMALVGLVYLFLPGISAPPLLGATLMGIAGIAWGVYSILGKRVVNPTQSTTENFIRASIITLLLSLIFINDISISSRGALLAIASGALTSGIGYAIWYAVLPFLKAASSASLQLTVPVIATIGGVVWLGEEVSIRLALASISILGGVAIVVLLPKRE, encoded by the coding sequence ATGAATTTTCGCTTAATCGTTGGTACCGTCACAGCCATGCTAGCGTTCGCCGGAAATTCAGTTTTATGTCGCTTGGCTTCAGAGCAGCTTACGATTGACCCCGCTAGTTTTACATCAATAAGACTGCTCAGCGGGGCAATCGTATTAACCATTTTGCTGCTGTCTATTCCAAAGCTCATGCTTGCGGAACAACCGTTAAGCGCTGACGGGGACGCAAACAGCAATGACGTTTATGTTAATAAATGTTTTCGCCTACTTTCACTCAAGCAAAGTAGTTGGTTAGGTGGATTCTCGCTGTTCGCCTACGCTGCTGGTTTTTCCTTCGCCTATATTTCACTGCCTACAGGCACAGGCGCATTGATCCTTTTTGCCATGGTGCAGATTACAATGCTGTCTTACGCTTTAGTTCAGGGGTCTCGATTTAGTTTGGCACAATGGTTTGGCTTTGCAATGGCGTTGGTTGGGCTTGTGTATCTATTTTTACCTGGAATTAGCGCTCCTCCTCTACTAGGCGCAACTCTCATGGGTATCGCTGGAATTGCGTGGGGCGTCTATTCGATTTTAGGAAAACGGGTCGTCAACCCTACTCAATCGACAACAGAAAACTTTATAAGAGCTAGCATAATCACGCTACTGCTGAGCCTTATTTTTATCAATGACATCTCGATATCTTCACGAGGGGCCTTATTGGCAATTGCTTCAGGAGCCCTTACCTCCGGTATCGGTTACGCAATTTGGTATGCTGTTCTGCCATTTTTAAAAGCGGCTTCATCAGCTTCACTACAGTTAACTGTTCCGGTAATAGCAACGATTGGCGGTGTGGTGTGGCTCGGAGAAGAAGTAAGTATTCGATTAGCGCTTGCCTCAATCAGTATTTTAGGTGGCGTTGCTATTGTTGTTTTACTGCCGAAAAGAGAGTAA
- a CDS encoding efflux RND transporter periplasmic adaptor subunit, whose product MPKFVKFSPLLIGVAALIGFAIYINLPVEIDAGNQRDGGGITSVVSAKAETQAFPIIVEALGTAVANESVNITAQQAETVRAVLFEDGGLVKKGQLLIELNDREEKARVHELAINIAEAKRQLTRIKGLAKQSAASEQLLDEQKARVDSLEAQKDVVDAQLSELQVRAPFAGRLGIRQVSIGSLVRPGDIISTLDDLSIMKVDFSISESHLASVANGQSVVANSIAYPGENFNGSITSIGSRIDPVTRAIQVRAQITNDDLKLRPGMLLQINLEKRVVDALVIPESALIPEGESQFVFVIDEENKARKTKVTIGQRKPGWIQILDGLDAGQEVIIEGTLKVRDGGGVKVVPANAVASKV is encoded by the coding sequence ATGCCCAAGTTTGTTAAATTTTCACCGCTGTTAATCGGCGTGGCAGCGCTGATCGGTTTTGCTATTTATATCAATTTGCCAGTTGAAATTGACGCTGGAAATCAGCGTGATGGCGGCGGTATAACATCGGTTGTGAGTGCTAAAGCTGAAACACAAGCATTCCCTATTATTGTTGAAGCATTAGGTACTGCAGTAGCAAACGAATCAGTGAACATTACTGCACAGCAAGCAGAAACAGTGAGAGCGGTGCTATTCGAAGACGGTGGCCTTGTAAAGAAGGGGCAGCTACTGATAGAACTGAATGACCGTGAGGAAAAAGCACGTGTTCATGAACTGGCTATTAATATTGCAGAGGCAAAACGCCAACTTACTCGAATTAAAGGTTTAGCCAAGCAGAGTGCAGCGTCAGAACAATTGTTAGATGAACAAAAGGCGCGCGTTGATTCACTCGAAGCACAAAAAGACGTTGTCGATGCGCAGTTGTCTGAGCTGCAGGTACGTGCTCCATTTGCCGGTCGCTTGGGTATTCGCCAAGTTAGTATTGGCAGCTTGGTTCGTCCTGGCGATATTATCTCTACCCTTGATGATTTAAGCATCATGAAAGTTGATTTTAGTATTTCCGAGTCCCATTTAGCTAGCGTTGCGAATGGCCAAAGTGTCGTTGCAAATTCGATCGCTTACCCAGGAGAAAACTTCAACGGTAGCATCACAAGCATCGGTTCGAGAATTGATCCTGTGACTCGTGCTATTCAAGTTAGAGCTCAAATAACGAATGATGACTTGAAACTACGTCCAGGCATGTTATTACAAATTAACCTCGAAAAACGAGTCGTAGACGCACTGGTAATTCCCGAAAGCGCCCTTATCCCAGAAGGTGAATCACAGTTTGTTTTTGTGATAGACGAAGAAAATAAAGCGCGCAAAACAAAAGTGACGATTGGTCAAAGAAAACCTGGGTGGATTCAAATTCTTGATGGCCTTGATGCAGGCCAAGAAGTCATTATAGAAGGAACGCTGAAAGTCCGTGATGGTGGCGGCGTAAAAGTAGTTCCTGCTAATGCTGTTGCAAGTAAAGTTTAG
- a CDS encoding acyl-CoA dehydrogenase family protein: MPQFKAPIADVQFLLNDWLDIDKHYQDIGAEGMDSELVNEIIAQGAKFAEEAVAPLNREGDEEGCKLVDGSVTTPAGFAQAYHEYIANGWNAMLGNPEFDGQDLPYSAAVPVHEMLNAANLSWRLTTMLTESAVLAVDKHATAELKSKYLSKLISGEWTGTMNLTEPHAGTDLALLNSKAIPQQDGSYSVTGNKIFITGGDHDWTDNIIHLVLARLPDAPAGVRGISLFLVPKFLLNENDEPGERNALSVGSIEKKMGIKASPTCVMNYDGAKGWLVGEENKGLACMFTMMNDARFQVGLQGLGAAEASYQGALTYARERLQSRAPQGVQQPDQKADAILHQPDVKKMLLTQKSLTEGCRALAMLYAHQMDVEKYTSDERHAQAKKVIAFLTPICKGFMTDMGTEVTNIGIQVYGGHGYVREWGMEQLVRDTRIAQLYEGTNGIQAADLIGRKLTRDGGDMQQATFKLLSERIAAMTDSEKQAQASSLLAEWNETSQALLGAKAEDVAGAATDYLHYSAYSLLGVLWLDMASAAAHSSNELIAKGKANTCAFYMKRILPRKDIHKSVVLAAADDLMAVEDQQFDYV, from the coding sequence ATGCCGCAATTTAAAGCCCCAATCGCAGACGTTCAATTTTTATTAAATGACTGGTTAGACATTGACAAACACTACCAAGACATCGGCGCCGAGGGAATGGATTCAGAGTTGGTCAATGAAATTATTGCACAAGGAGCCAAGTTTGCAGAAGAGGCGGTAGCACCGCTTAATCGTGAGGGTGATGAAGAAGGCTGCAAATTAGTTGACGGCTCAGTGACGACTCCTGCTGGCTTCGCCCAAGCCTACCATGAATATATTGCGAACGGTTGGAATGCCATGCTCGGAAATCCTGAGTTTGATGGACAAGATCTTCCCTACTCAGCCGCAGTTCCTGTTCATGAAATGCTTAATGCCGCGAACCTGAGCTGGCGCTTAACTACCATGCTAACAGAGAGCGCCGTACTTGCCGTCGACAAGCATGCAACGGCTGAATTAAAATCCAAGTACCTCTCCAAACTAATCAGCGGTGAATGGACTGGCACAATGAACCTAACAGAACCTCACGCCGGAACCGATCTTGCCTTATTAAACTCAAAAGCAATACCACAGCAAGACGGTTCGTATTCCGTGACTGGAAACAAAATATTCATCACTGGTGGTGATCATGATTGGACTGACAACATCATTCACTTGGTATTAGCCCGATTACCTGATGCGCCTGCTGGCGTTCGTGGGATCAGCCTTTTCCTAGTGCCTAAGTTCTTATTGAATGAAAATGACGAGCCTGGTGAAAGAAACGCATTAAGTGTTGGTAGTATCGAAAAGAAAATGGGCATTAAAGCAAGCCCTACCTGTGTTATGAATTATGACGGCGCTAAAGGCTGGCTTGTAGGTGAGGAAAATAAGGGTCTTGCCTGCATGTTTACCATGATGAACGATGCTCGTTTCCAAGTTGGCTTGCAAGGTTTAGGTGCTGCAGAAGCATCCTATCAAGGCGCGCTAACCTACGCACGCGAACGCTTGCAATCAAGAGCGCCACAAGGTGTTCAACAGCCAGACCAGAAAGCTGATGCAATATTACATCAACCCGACGTGAAAAAAATGCTCCTTACCCAAAAGTCGTTAACTGAGGGTTGTAGAGCGTTAGCGATGCTTTATGCACATCAAATGGACGTTGAAAAATACACGAGCGATGAACGTCATGCTCAGGCCAAAAAAGTGATCGCCTTCTTAACGCCTATTTGTAAAGGTTTTATGACCGACATGGGCACCGAAGTCACAAACATAGGTATACAGGTTTATGGTGGCCATGGTTACGTGCGCGAGTGGGGAATGGAGCAGTTGGTTAGAGATACTCGTATTGCCCAGCTTTACGAAGGAACCAATGGCATCCAAGCTGCCGACCTCATCGGTCGCAAATTAACGCGTGATGGCGGCGACATGCAGCAAGCAACGTTCAAACTTTTGTCCGAGCGCATCGCAGCAATGACGGATAGCGAAAAGCAAGCACAAGCAAGTTCATTGTTGGCAGAATGGAATGAAACCTCTCAGGCATTGTTAGGTGCTAAAGCTGAAGATGTTGCCGGCGCCGCAACTGACTACTTACACTACAGCGCATATTCGTTGTTGGGCGTATTGTGGCTAGATATGGCAAGTGCGGCGGCGCATAGCTCTAATGAGCTCATTGCTAAAGGGAAAGCAAATACCTGCGCGTTCTATATGAAACGAATACTGCCTAGAAAGGACATCCACAAGTCAGTTGTGCTAGCTGCCGCTGACGATCTTATGGCCGTTGAAGATCAGCAATTTGATTACGTGTAA
- the ccoG gene encoding cytochrome c oxidase accessory protein CcoG, with product MSEQIKIKDVTPVKIHKPEESANYSARSRIYVRAVEGMLENIRRFFGLIFLGLFAVIPWIQYNGNQAVLFDIGEQRFNIFAMTLWPQDLTILAYIFIVSAFALFFVTTFAGRVWCGFMCPQTTWTFIYIWFEEKIEGSRNKRMKLDERKMDADKFIRKTLKHFAWVSVALLTAITFVGYFTPIDALFVDFFTLDVGFWAGFSIIFFTVCTYGNAGYMREIMCTHICPYARFQSAMFDKDTFTVAYDPSRGEQRGPRSRKIPHEQLEEKGLGDCIDCNLCVQVCPTGIDIRNGLQYECINCGACVDACNGVMDKMGYEKGLISFTSEHQLSGGTTKIIRPKLIGYAVVLLIMTSLLVLDIYTRAPLEIDIIKDRNSLYRETNQGLIENVYTLKLLNKSQNDRTFTVSISGIEGAKYVGESVVNVRGGGVYTLPISVVTSPYSLTEEVTNFTFHVETQDENGEIIKIQETSRFIFTDV from the coding sequence ATGAGCGAACAAATAAAAATTAAAGATGTTACACCGGTAAAAATTCACAAGCCGGAAGAAAGCGCTAACTATTCGGCGAGAAGTCGCATTTATGTCCGCGCAGTTGAAGGGATGCTGGAGAACATTAGACGCTTTTTTGGATTAATATTTTTAGGATTATTCGCCGTTATTCCTTGGATCCAATACAACGGCAATCAAGCGGTGCTATTTGACATTGGAGAGCAACGATTCAATATATTTGCAATGACTTTGTGGCCGCAAGACCTGACCATTTTGGCATATATTTTTATCGTCTCCGCCTTTGCCTTGTTTTTCGTTACCACTTTTGCCGGAAGAGTCTGGTGCGGTTTTATGTGTCCGCAAACTACATGGACTTTTATCTATATCTGGTTTGAAGAAAAGATTGAAGGCAGCCGCAACAAAAGAATGAAGCTTGATGAAAGAAAAATGGATGCCGATAAATTCATTCGCAAAACGTTAAAACACTTTGCATGGGTTTCGGTGGCACTCCTTACCGCGATCACATTTGTCGGCTACTTCACCCCCATTGATGCACTGTTCGTCGACTTTTTTACATTGGATGTGGGTTTTTGGGCCGGTTTCTCAATTATATTTTTTACAGTTTGTACCTATGGCAACGCTGGATATATGCGCGAAATTATGTGCACGCATATCTGCCCTTACGCTCGGTTTCAATCGGCAATGTTTGATAAAGATACTTTTACCGTTGCTTATGACCCAAGCAGAGGCGAACAGCGAGGTCCACGTTCTCGCAAAATCCCGCATGAACAATTAGAAGAAAAAGGACTTGGCGACTGTATTGATTGCAACCTCTGTGTTCAGGTTTGTCCTACAGGAATAGATATTCGCAACGGCTTGCAATATGAGTGCATTAACTGCGGTGCCTGCGTAGATGCTTGTAACGGCGTTATGGATAAAATGGGATATGAAAAAGGATTAATTAGCTTCACTTCTGAGCATCAACTTTCTGGCGGAACGACAAAGATTATACGTCCCAAATTGATCGGCTATGCTGTTGTTTTGCTTATTATGACAAGCTTATTGGTGCTAGATATATACACGAGAGCGCCATTAGAGATTGATATTATCAAGGATCGAAACTCGCTTTACAGAGAGACGAATCAGGGCTTGATAGAAAACGTCTACACATTAAAGTTATTAAATAAATCGCAAAATGATCGTACCTTCACTGTCTCCATTAGTGGCATTGAAGGAGCGAAATATGTCGGTGAATCAGTGGTTAACGTGCGCGGAGGTGGAGTTTACACACTGCCTATCAGCGTCGTTACCAGCCCATATTCTTTAACAGAAGAAGTAACCAATTTTACTTTTCACGTTGAAACTCAAGATGAAAATGGTGAAATAATTAAAATTCAAGAAACTAGTCGGTTTATTTTTACTGATGTCTGA
- a CDS encoding MutT/nudix family protein, whose translation MQNSLLVIKYSSSGQYDLPFGDPISNESAQCTAHRHTWEQTGFNVEVDQLLGVSQSGMMLFSCGLSSGFTSDDGPLEPPSWANSNIQQIEFISPFDTRYDVWQQPDNLIMYRDGFVAVGDD comes from the coding sequence GTGCAAAACTCACTGCTTGTCATTAAATATAGTTCATCAGGGCAATATGACCTGCCTTTTGGCGATCCTATTTCAAATGAGTCTGCGCAATGCACGGCGCATCGTCATACTTGGGAACAAACTGGTTTTAATGTTGAGGTTGATCAGCTACTCGGCGTTAGTCAATCTGGAATGATGCTGTTTTCGTGTGGGCTAAGTAGTGGTTTTACCAGCGATGATGGCCCACTTGAGCCGCCGAGTTGGGCTAATAGCAATATTCAACAGATCGAATTTATAAGTCCTTTCGATACACGATACGATGTTTGGCAACAACCTGATAATCTCATTATGTATAGAGACGGCTTTGTTGCTGTCGGGGATGACTAA